A genome region from Natranaerobius trueperi includes the following:
- the prfA gene encoding peptide chain release factor 1, whose amino-acid sequence MLDRLAEIKKRHEELERLMSDPEVINDPNKLKEYSKEHASLEEIVKTYQNYQETKQELEEAKEMLNENQEDDMEDFLKDEIPRLEKEVEKLYESLKLQLVPKDPNDDKNVFVEIRAGAGGDEAALFAGDLYRMYTRFAERMGWKTEIIETHDKDAGGFKEVIFMIKGKGAYSKLKFESGVHRVQRVPSTESSGRIHTSTATVAVLPEAEDVEIEISQNELRIDTFCATGPGGQSVNTTQSAVRITHEPTGIVVSCQDEKSQHKNRDKAMRVLRARLYDKYLEEQQQEEAEERKSQVGSGDRSERIRTYNFPQGRITDHRINLTVHKLEYVLDGELDELVESLITTYQAEKLKEVGA is encoded by the coding sequence ATGTTAGATCGTTTGGCTGAAATAAAAAAGCGTCATGAAGAATTAGAGAGACTTATGTCGGATCCAGAAGTGATAAATGATCCAAATAAATTAAAAGAATATTCTAAAGAACATGCATCACTAGAAGAAATAGTGAAAACTTATCAAAATTATCAAGAAACTAAACAAGAATTAGAAGAAGCGAAAGAAATGTTAAATGAAAATCAAGAAGATGATATGGAAGATTTTTTAAAAGATGAAATTCCGCGATTAGAAAAAGAAGTTGAAAAGTTATATGAGTCACTTAAGTTACAATTAGTACCAAAAGATCCTAATGATGATAAAAACGTTTTTGTTGAGATAAGAGCAGGTGCTGGAGGCGATGAAGCAGCTCTCTTTGCTGGAGACTTATATCGAATGTATACTAGATTTGCTGAACGCATGGGCTGGAAAACTGAAATTATCGAAACACATGATAAGGATGCAGGTGGTTTTAAAGAAGTTATATTCATGATTAAAGGTAAAGGTGCTTACTCTAAATTAAAGTTTGAAAGTGGTGTCCATAGGGTTCAACGTGTACCTTCTACTGAATCATCTGGTAGAATTCATACTTCAACAGCAACTGTAGCAGTTCTTCCGGAAGCAGAAGATGTTGAAATAGAAATTAGTCAAAACGAATTACGAATAGATACATTTTGTGCTACAGGACCAGGAGGTCAGAGTGTAAATACTACCCAATCAGCTGTAAGGATTACACATGAACCAACAGGTATAGTAGTTAGCTGCCAAGATGAAAAGTCTCAGCATAAAAACCGTGATAAAGCTATGAGAGTACTACGGGCTAGGTTATATGATAAATATTTAGAAGAACAACAACAAGAAGAAGCAGAAGAACGAAAAAGCCAGGTGGGAAGCGGAGATAGAAGTGAACGTATTAGGACCTATAACTTTCCACAAGGACGAATTACTGATCACCGAATAAACTTAACAGTCCATAAACTTGAATATGTGTTAGATGGAGAATTAGATGAACTTGTTGAATCTTTGATTACCACTTATCAGGCAGAGAAGCTAAAAGAGGTGGGAGCTTAA
- a CDS encoding stage II sporulation protein R — translation MSKELDWEKIKERKVLISILCVLGCIVLGVSIIQGIQKVQNNHSDDILRLHVRANSDLKEDQEMKYHVRDWIINYLQPAKDQINSQEQFIDFLNINKNTIEKDLHQYLKKRNVNKEAYVNIKTKEFPTRRYRGEVIPGGEYEALEVVIGEGNGSNWWCVLFPPLCYVDLTVAGDSQKDDTKQEKPEVKFVVVDWLFDLLS, via the coding sequence ATGTCTAAAGAATTGGATTGGGAAAAAATCAAAGAAAGAAAGGTCTTAATTTCAATATTATGTGTACTTGGATGTATTGTTTTAGGGGTTTCAATTATCCAAGGTATACAAAAAGTCCAGAATAACCATTCTGATGATATATTACGTCTGCATGTTAGAGCAAATAGTGATTTAAAAGAAGATCAAGAAATGAAGTATCATGTAAGGGATTGGATAATTAATTATTTACAGCCAGCTAAAGATCAAATAAATTCACAAGAACAGTTCATAGACTTTTTAAATATAAATAAAAATACTATTGAAAAAGATTTACACCAATATCTCAAAAAACGAAATGTAAACAAAGAAGCATATGTGAATATAAAAACTAAAGAGTTCCCTACTAGAAGATATCGTGGTGAAGTAATCCCTGGAGGAGAATATGAGGCTTTAGAAGTGGTAATTGGAGAAGGGAATGGTAGTAATTGGTGGTGTGTATTATTTCCCCCTTTATGCTATGTTGACCTAACTGTTGCTGGTGACAGTCAAAAAGACGATACAAAGCAAGAAAAACCAGAGGTTAAATTTGTTGTAGTAGACTGGCTGTTTGATTTATTAAGTTGA
- the prmC gene encoding peptide chain release factor N(5)-glutamine methyltransferase, translated as MSSIWTIKEARNWAFSFLKIREDLDEPIKEGDYLLCYVMGMDRSKLLAYHEKELTFSEKSLFIELVKKRAQGEPYAYLTNNKEFMGLNLKVTKDVLIPRPETELLVESALNIIKTFSCEQPIKVLDMCTGSGNVGLSIGYYSSKPVKITLLDISSDALQIAKENAHSLGLQSKCTFLESDMFSKVSEKYDIITANPPYISESDYSGLSIDVKNEPVKALKAGSDGLLYYRKIAEEFRNSIVDNGTLLLEVGDNQAQDVSNLFLKKDLTTWIEQDLAGIDRLVGITKI; from the coding sequence ATGAGTTCTATATGGACTATTAAAGAGGCCCGAAACTGGGCCTTTTCTTTTTTAAAAATCAGAGAAGATCTTGATGAACCAATAAAAGAAGGCGATTATCTTTTATGTTATGTTATGGGAATGGATAGAAGTAAACTACTTGCCTATCATGAAAAAGAGTTAACTTTTTCTGAAAAATCTTTGTTTATTGAACTAGTTAAAAAACGTGCCCAAGGTGAACCTTATGCATATTTAACTAATAACAAAGAGTTTATGGGTTTAAATTTAAAAGTAACAAAAGATGTCTTAATTCCAAGACCAGAAACAGAATTGTTAGTAGAAAGTGCCCTTAATATTATAAAAACATTTTCTTGTGAACAACCAATTAAGGTGCTAGACATGTGTACTGGTTCTGGAAATGTTGGGTTATCAATAGGTTATTACTCATCAAAGCCTGTTAAAATAACTCTTTTAGATATTTCGAGTGATGCACTACAAATAGCTAAAGAAAATGCTCATTCTTTAGGGCTACAATCAAAATGCACTTTTCTTGAAAGTGATATGTTTTCAAAGGTATCAGAAAAGTACGATATAATAACTGCTAATCCACCTTATATCTCTGAAAGTGATTATAGTGGGTTATCTATAGATGTTAAGAATGAACCAGTTAAAGCTTTGAAAGCAGGATCTGATGGATTATTGTATTATCGAAAGATAGCTGAAGAATTTAGAAATTCTATTGTAGATAATGGCACACTACTTTTAGAAGTAGGGGATAATCAAGCACAAGATGTTTCTAACCTCTTTTTAAAAAAAGACCTTACTACTTGGATAGAGCAAGACTTAGCTGGTATTGACCGGCTAGTTGGAATAACTAAAATTTAA
- a CDS encoding DUF1385 domain-containing protein, producing MNQNGQIGGQAVIEGVMMRSKNRLSIAVRRSEEDISIKCQQILSLGDRYSFFKLPILRGMVAFFESLILGVKTLTYSANEVLDEEEEEELTDMQIFFTVMLSLAFGVSLFFLLPTFIMGLIRGPLEIPLFINLGEGLIRICIFLAYVLVISRMKDIQRVFQYHGAEHKVIHCHESGKPLTVENAQKYSTLHPRCGTSFLLIVMLTSIILFSFFGWPNLLMRFAIRLAILPLVAGLSYEVIKLAGKKNNYITKILSIPGLFLQKFTTREPDNDQIEVAITALSSLTSEDEKREVKSC from the coding sequence ATGAACCAAAACGGGCAAATTGGTGGTCAGGCCGTCATAGAAGGTGTCATGATGAGGTCTAAAAATAGACTTTCAATAGCTGTTAGGCGTTCTGAAGAAGATATTTCAATTAAATGTCAGCAGATACTTTCCCTTGGAGACAGGTATTCTTTTTTTAAACTACCTATACTTAGAGGGATGGTAGCTTTTTTCGAATCATTAATATTAGGTGTTAAAACTTTAACCTATTCTGCTAATGAAGTCCTTGATGAAGAAGAGGAAGAAGAGCTAACTGATATGCAGATCTTTTTTACAGTTATGTTATCCCTTGCTTTTGGAGTAAGCCTTTTCTTCTTACTCCCGACATTTATCATGGGACTTATTAGAGGACCTCTAGAAATACCTTTATTTATAAACTTAGGTGAAGGTTTAATTAGAATATGTATATTTTTGGCTTACGTACTTGTAATATCGAGGATGAAAGATATTCAACGAGTGTTTCAATATCATGGAGCTGAACACAAAGTTATTCACTGTCATGAATCAGGTAAGCCTTTAACGGTAGAAAATGCGCAAAAATATTCCACACTTCACCCTAGATGCGGTACAAGTTTTTTATTAATTGTTATGCTTACTAGTATAATATTATTTTCTTTCTTTGGTTGGCCTAACCTACTGATGAGGTTTGCTATCCGATTAGCTATTTTACCACTAGTAGCAGGACTATCATATGAGGTGATTAAGTTAGCTGGAAAGAAAAATAATTATATTACAAAAATCTTGTCTATACCAGGACTTTTTCTACAAAAGTTCACAACTAGAGAACCAGATAATGATCAAATAGAAGTTGCTATCACAGCTCTCTCTAGTTTGACATCTGAAGATGAAAAAAGAGAGGTGAAATCATGTTAG
- the sigG gene encoding RNA polymerase sporulation sigma factor SigG — MKLNRVTLSGMNTYKLPVLSHKETKKLFDRLNNGEEEAKQELINGNLKLVLSVINKFKNRGENLDDLFQVGCVGLVKAVDNFDPEQGVRFSTYAVPMITGEIKRYLRDDSPMRVSRSLKNLGQKAAQVTEELRKAKAYEPTVDEIAEKMDVSREEIVEAMNSVSDPVSIYDPVYTDSTDPVLLVDQLSDKKQTLESWVENIALKEAIAKLPDKQKMILELRFFQGKTQVEVSQEVDISQAQVSRLEKSALLNIRNLMQEKIDTESNEPKVEGGECNV, encoded by the coding sequence ATGAAATTAAACAGGGTTACACTAAGCGGTATGAATACGTACAAGCTTCCAGTTTTAAGTCATAAAGAAACAAAAAAGCTGTTTGATAGGTTAAATAATGGGGAAGAAGAGGCGAAACAGGAGTTAATTAATGGTAACTTAAAATTAGTCTTAAGTGTTATAAATAAATTTAAAAATCGAGGGGAAAATCTAGATGATTTATTCCAAGTGGGATGTGTAGGACTAGTAAAAGCTGTTGACAACTTTGATCCAGAGCAAGGGGTAAGGTTTTCAACATACGCTGTGCCAATGATAACAGGTGAAATTAAAAGATATCTAAGAGATGATAGTCCTATGAGAGTAAGCAGAAGTTTGAAGAACTTAGGGCAAAAAGCAGCACAAGTTACTGAAGAGCTAAGAAAAGCAAAAGCATACGAGCCAACTGTAGACGAGATTGCTGAAAAAATGGATGTTTCAAGGGAAGAAATTGTTGAAGCTATGAACTCAGTTTCTGATCCTGTTAGTATTTATGATCCCGTATATACTGATAGTACAGATCCAGTGTTATTAGTAGATCAATTAAGTGATAAAAAACAGACATTAGAGAGTTGGGTTGAGAACATAGCTTTAAAAGAAGCCATAGCTAAGCTTCCAGACAAACAGAAGATGATATTAGAACTTCGTTTTTTCCAGGGAAAAACTCAGGTAGAGGTTTCACAAGAAGTTGATATATCTCAAGCTCAAGTTTCACGTTTAGAAAAAAGTGCCTTGTTAAATATACGGAACCTAATGCAGGAAAAGATTGATACAGAGTCAAATGAACCCAAGGTTGAAGGAGGGGAATGTAATGTCTAA